AATGACGCGTACACCATCTATCTGATAGACGCCGGAACCCCCGATGATGCCGATCGACGCATGTGCAGGAACTTTCTTTCGGTGAATTATTTTTCTGCCGGCCACGGATGTTTCCTTTTTCAATCGGTACTGACGGCTTACTTGGGCCAATGCCATTTGACGCCGAATGAAAGGCCGATGCCCCAGGGCGCAAAGCTGGAATCACTATTTTGCATGAACGTAGACGTAGGCGACGACTCCCAGTAATATTTCGAGGACTGACCGGGGAAATACATGACCTCGAGGAACGGCGAGAACTGCCCGAATGGGTATTCAAAACGAGCCGTAAGAAGCGGCGGCATCATTCCGCCGCTCATGCGGCCGGAGATATAACCGGAAAAGCTCCACACGGGGAATATGCCCTTGACGCCGATACCGAGGCGAAAACCGTTCTTGTCCCCGAGATAGAGGAGCATTCCTGAGGAAACGACGATAGTGCGGTCATAGCCGCCGTTCGCTTTCGTATTGAAGCCTTCAGTATAGCCCCCCCCGACGGAGATGCCGATGAGGCGTTCGAGGAAATAGAATTCAGCGGAGATCGAAGCCCATTGACCGCCGCCGATGGATATGTTCGGATAGGGTATCGGCATGACCCATTCGTAGTCGGCAAAGGTCGAAGCGGCAGCGGCAAAAATGACGAGAATGCATCGTTTCATATCCGTTCCTTGCTACGGGGTAAGTGTATGCCGAAACAGGCGATTTGTCAACGACAGGTATTTAAAAACGCCTCACCTTGCGTGAAAATATCCGCCGTGATATAGTTGACGGATAGCAAAGGTTGAGCCGGGGTCATGCGCTCGGCGGGTAGTGTGCTTGTGAGCATTTATCAATTCGTTCTCACCTTTATCTGCGCCATACTGTTCACGCTCGGCGTGTTCTATCTCGCCCGTTCGATAGTCATTTATCGTTCCATACACAAGCACTTCTACTTTTCCCTCACGACGTTCGGTGCGAGCATGTTCGTTTTTTTTCAGCTTCTGCTTTCCATGGAGATGACGCAGGATACCGCCCTTCTGTTCCATCGGCTCAAGATGATCGGTTTCTTTGTCATGCTGTCATCGGGCTTCGCCTGCATCTATCTCATCTATTTCGAGAAGAGCAAAGTCCCGTTCGTCATCTTCGGGCTCATGGCAGTGCTCGCGCTTTCGGTGCCGACCGATATCTTTCTTTCACTTCCTGTCGAGCATATCACGAGGTCGATAGGCCCCGTGCAGTTCGAGTATCGTCTCGCACGCACCCATATCGCTTACACCCTGTTCGCCGTGCTGGTCTCGACATCGTTCCTGTATTCTATCGTCCGTGTGCTCATCCTCAAAGCGCCGTTCCCGCGCAAGGTGATGGGCCTCCTTGCGTTCTCTCCCGTCATCGGGGGGCTCAACGATTTTGCCGTTTCCCATCGGCTGTTCACGGGCATCATGGTGAGCGAGTATTTCGTTTTTTTCTATGTCATCGCGATATTCCTCTTTTTCATGAAAGAGGACGACGATGCGTACCGAACGGCGAAGAACATGAACGAGCTCCTCAGGCAGGAAGTGGACAAACAGACAAAAGAGCTGAGAGCAGCGAACGACCGCCTTCAGCAGGCGGCCACGACCGATCTGTTGACGGGTTTGGCAAACAGGCAGGAACTGCATCGTCGGCTCGAAGAGGAACGGAGCAGGGTGGAGCGCTACGGCGATATCGTGCGTTCCGATTTCACCATTATTTTCATCGACTTGGATAATTTCAAGTACTACAATGATACGTTCGGTCATCATATCGGCGATGTGCTGCTCGAGCGCTTCGGTGAGCTCCTGAAAGAAACGGTGCGTGTCGTCGACTTCTGTGCGCGCTTCGGCGGCGACGAGTTCATCATCATCATTTTTGAGAAGAAGCCGGGAGAGGATGCGCCGGGTTTTCTGCGCCGGCTCCATCGGCAGCTGGCAGCGAAGCGGCATTTTACCGATGTGCTCTCATCGCTCACGAGCGGCACGGCCATACCCGAGGATAAGCTGCTTGGATTCTCCGCGGGTATAGCCCGATACGAGAAGAACATGGCTGTCGAAGCGCTTCTCTCCGAAGCGGACAAGGCGCTCTATGCGGCAAAGAAAAGCGGAAAGAACATCTGTGCCCTGCATGCAGGGGAAGAATACCGTTTTGTCTCGCTTATCGGGTAGTACGCGGCGCATCATTCGCTGTGTAGAAAGCATGCATACGTAATCCATACCGTTCTGCGATCGCATATCCTTCAGGGATGCCGGCGGCGACATCCTCCGGACGGTGTGCGTCGGAGTTGATCACCACAGGAGCGCCGATGGACCCCGCGATCTCCCAGAACGGTTCCCAGGGATATGGTGCACGCTCTCCGTCAGCCGACGGCACCGGCCGCTTACGCATCCCGTACCCGTTTATCTCGAGCGGAACGCCGAACGATTTTGCTGCAGAGCAGATGTCGCGCGACACGGCTTGTGTCTCCGCGTCCCACCGGTGATAGGCGTAGCCGAACAGGTCGGGGTGTGCAATGAACGCATAGAGGCCGGAGCCTATCGCTGCAATGACATGCTGAGCATAGGCTGAGAGTTCGGCCGCACCCAGGATGTTGTCATCGTATATGCCGCGCATGGCGCCGTTCATGCGGAAGTAATGATTGCCGCCGATGAGATAGTCGACGCGCGGGACCAGCACATCACGGTAGAACCCCCTGTATCCCGGGAAATCCTCGCATTCGAGCGCGGTGAGCACGGTGATCCCATCCCTTCGGGCGGCATGTATCTCAGCGCAATAATCGGCAAGTTCATTCATGTGCATACGAACGTCCTGCCAGCGGCCGTCGGGGAGCGGTGTGTGGTCGGATATACCGAGTATACCGATGCCGGCGTTGATCGCTGCGTTAACATAATCATGCACGCTGCCGACGGCATGTTTGCAGCGCGCGGTATGGGTATGATAATTTTCCATGGGAACAGCCATTGCAGTGCCAAAGCATCGGACGGCAGTATACAGCCTTTGCCCGGTGACGGCAATAGCGGTACCTGCTTTGCCCGGGGTATGTTCCCTTGACAATACGCTTCGTTTTTTACTATAATATGTATGCGGGGGCATTCCCGGACGCGCCTTTTTGTACCCGTTGTGGTGGTACTGCACAAGAGTGCGCGAATGTTCACCCGTTCTCGGAGGATACGTGAAGCAACTTACGATCTGTGCGGTGCTTATCGCCGTTGTGTTCAGTCTATGTCCGCAGGATACTGAAGCGCCGAAAAAAGAGGTCAGGAAGATCCCTCCCGGCATGCAGGATAATGTCATGAAACCGATATTGTTCTGGAGCGCGCTCGGTATCGGTGTTGCCGGCATTGCGTGCAATACCCTCGGATTCATCG
This genomic window from Spirochaetota bacterium contains:
- a CDS encoding histidinol-phosphatase, yielding MENYHTHTARCKHAVGSVHDYVNAAINAGIGILGISDHTPLPDGRWQDVRMHMNELADYCAEIHAARRDGITVLTALECEDFPGYRGFYRDVLVPRVDYLIGGNHYFRMNGAMRGIYDDNILGAAELSAYAQHVIAAIGSGLYAFIAHPDLFGYAYHRWDAETQAVSRDICSAAKSFGVPLEINGYGMRKRPVPSADGERAPYPWEPFWEIAGSIGAPVVINSDAHRPEDVAAGIPEGYAIAERYGLRMHAFYTANDAPRTTR
- a CDS encoding GGDEF domain-containing protein — protein: MLVSIYQFVLTFICAILFTLGVFYLARSIVIYRSIHKHFYFSLTTFGASMFVFFQLLLSMEMTQDTALLFHRLKMIGFFVMLSSGFACIYLIYFEKSKVPFVIFGLMAVLALSVPTDIFLSLPVEHITRSIGPVQFEYRLARTHIAYTLFAVLVSTSFLYSIVRVLILKAPFPRKVMGLLAFSPVIGGLNDFAVSHRLFTGIMVSEYFVFFYVIAIFLFFMKEDDDAYRTAKNMNELLRQEVDKQTKELRAANDRLQQAATTDLLTGLANRQELHRRLEEERSRVERYGDIVRSDFTIIFIDLDNFKYYNDTFGHHIGDVLLERFGELLKETVRVVDFCARFGGDEFIIIIFEKKPGEDAPGFLRRLHRQLAAKRHFTDVLSSLTSGTAIPEDKLLGFSAGIARYEKNMAVEALLSEADKALYAAKKSGKNICALHAGEEYRFVSLIG